DNA from Sulfurimonas gotlandica GD1:
TAGACGGTTTGCAAACTATTATTGAAGGACTTAGTCAAAAGTCTCAAGAAAATAGACTAAATCTCAAAAATTTAGAGAAAAAAAATACAGATGAGTTAATTAGTTCAAATGAGTATGAAAAGAGACTAAGTGAAATATCTCAAGCAAATGCTTTAGAGATAAAAGATATGAAGCTTGCAGTTAGTGAGCTAACTGCTTTAGTAAATATTGTAAATACAGCATATGTTTCAAAAGATGAATTTAATACTTTAGTAAGTGATTTTAATGTATTCAAAGAGTTAGTATCAAAAGAGTTAAAAGAAGGTTCTACTCCTAAAAAATCAAAGATTGATAGTATGTCAAATGCTGAAGTTGCAAAATTAGCACAACAAAGTTATGATAAAAAATATTATACTGAAAGTATTGAATATTATACTCATCTAATTAAGAAAAACTATAAACCTGCTGGTTCGCATTATAAGTTAGGTGAGATTTATTACTATAGAAAAAATTATGCTGAAGCAATCGCATATTTTAAAAAGAGTGCTTCATTGTATTCTAAGGCTTCCTATATGCCTACTCTAATGCTTCACACTGCTGTATCTATGGAGAAAACAGGTGATGAAAAAAATGCAAAATCTTTTTATAACGGTGTTGTAGTTAAATATCCAAATTCTACAGAAGCTAAAACAGCAAAAAGTAATCTTAGTAAGATGAAGTAGTTGCATAATATTTTAGTAATATTATGCATATTTATGTTAAAATCCAAAAAAATTAATAAAGGCTAATATAATGGCAATAGAAGCAAATCAAATCGTATCAATAGAGTATGAAGTTCGTGATGGAGAGGCTGTAGTAGACAGCAATGTAGGTGGATCACCTTTAGTATTTATGTTTGGTAAGGGTCAAATTATTCCAGGTTTAGAAACTGGAATTGTTAACATGGCAATTGGTGAAAAAGGCGATGTTTTAGTTAAAGCTGAAGATGCTTATGGAACTCATAATCCAGATGCTAAACAAGAAGTTCCTAAAGACCAATTTGCTGGAATTGACTTAGAAGTTGGAATGACTCTTTATGGTCAAGGTGAAGATGGTGGAACAGTTCAAGTTGTTGTAAAAGAGATAGGTGAAGAGACTGTAATAATTGATTTCAATCACCCCCTTGCAGGCAAAGATTTAATGTTCACAGTTACTGTAAACAATGTTAGAGATGCATCTGCTGAAGAAGCAATGACAGGTATTCCTGCTGAGAATCAACAAGACGATGAGTGTTGTGGTACAGGTGGTGGCACTGGTTGTGGATGCAACTAGTTTCATAACTGCTTCTGAGCCTTCGGCTCAAGCATTTAAAACAGCAACACTTTTGAAAACACTTAGTGTAAACTCTCTGATTTCTGGAGAAGTTGGTGTCGGTAAGAAAACTCTTGCTCGCTATATACTTCCAGACGCCATTATAATAGAGGCTTCTGATTTTGATGAATTACTTAGTACACTTGAAAGTGTAAATGAAATAATTATTATCAATTTAGAAAATTCTCCAAATATTAAGAGGGTTGTAGATGCTATTAATGTTAACTCTGTTAGGGTTGTGGCAACATCTAAAAGCTCTTTTTCCAATGAATATATAGATGAGATTTTTAGTGTTAAATTTGATATTCCACCTCTTCGTGATAGATTAGAAGATGTAGAAGAGTTAGTTGTGATGTTTATCAATGAAGCATCTTCTTTGTTTTGTAGTAATACTAAATTTAATACTAAAAATTTTACTCCTGACTTATCTCAAAATTCAAATTCACTTAAAAGACAAGTGATGATTCACTCTTTGTTACAAGATATTAAAGATGTAGAATTAATGGATATAGTTGAGAATTATTTAGTTGATAAACTTGGTTCACAAAGTGACTATAGAAACTTTTTGCATCTATATGAAGTACCACTTATAAAAGCTGGTCTCAGTAGATTTAAATCACAACTTCAATTATCGGATAAGTTAGGTTTAAATAGAAATACACTTAGAAAAAAAATTGCGGATAACAAAGAATATTTATAAATAAAGAAGGGAAATAATATGAATAAAATAGCAATGATATTTGCAGGACAGGGTAGTCAAGCAGTAGGTATGGGTCAGGACTTTTATGAAAATTCAGATATAGCAAAAGAGATGTTTGCAAAAGCTGGTGAAAGAATTGGTGTTGATTTTAAAGAAATTATTTTTGAAGAAAATGAAAAACTAGCTCAAACAGCTTATACACAACCGGCTATACTTCTTGTCCAAATGGTAGCTTATCGTCTTTTTAAAGAAGCTTGTCCAAAGATTGAAGCAACACTTTTCTTAGGTCATTCACTTGGGGAATTTTCGGCTTTATGTGCTAGTGGAGCAATAGACTATATTGATGCGGTTGAATTGGTTCATAATCGTGGCGCATTCATGCAGAGTGCTTGTGATGAAATTGAAGCTGGTATGATGGCAATTGTTGGTTTAGACGATGCTAGTGTTGAATCTATCTGTTCTGCCGCACAATCTGAGGGTAAAAAAGTTTGGCCTGCAAACTATAATCAGGATGGGCAACTTGTAGTTGCCGGTATGAAAGCAGATTTGGCTTCACTAGAACAAACTTTCAAAGATGCTGGTGCAAAAAGAGCACTTCTTCTTAATATGTCTGTAGCATCTCACTGTGACATCTTAGCTCCTGCACAAGAGCCTTTAGCTGATATGATGAAGACAATGATTAAAGATGAGTTCAGTGCACCTATTATTTCAAACGTAACAACTTTACCTTATAGTACAAAAGATGAAGCTGTATCACTGCTAAAAGATCAATTAGTAAAACCAGTAAAATATAAACAATCAATATTAGCAATTGCAGGCGATGTTGACATAGCTATTGAATTTGGAAATGGTGTTACTCTTAAAGGCTTAAACCGTAGAATTGCTCAAGAATTAATTACACTTAATATATCAGATATGGCTAGTTTAGAAAAAGTTGCAGAGGAAATATGTAACTAACATGAGAGTTACACTTGCTCAAACATCACCTAAATTAAATCGTTCTAATTTAGATTATATCTGTAAGACTATAGAAGAATTTAAAGATAAGAGTGATTTAATAGTATTTTGTGAATTATCCCTAAATGGTTATTTGTTGCAAGATAAACTATACGAAGATGCATGGAATAAGGATGAGCTTAGTTTATTAGAAGATTTAAGCAGTGAGATAGACATTGTAGTTGGGGGTGCTATGAAAGATAAAGAAGCATTTAGGAATGCAGCTTTATATTTTTCAAAAGGCAAACTTCTAAGTCAACATAATAAAGTTCATCTTCCAAATTATGGGATGTTTGAAGAGGCTAGATACTTTAAAGCCGGTGAAATATTTGAAAGCTTTACTAGTCAGTTTGGTAAGACTTCAATGTTGGTTTGTGAAGATCTATGGCATGACTCTGTTCATCATGATTTAATAAAAGAAAACCCAGATTTAATAATTGCACTAGTGGCATCACCTGCTCGTGGTTTTACAGAAGAAGGTTTAGTCATAGAAAATAAATGGTACTCTATAATTAAAACCGTAGCTTCAGAATGTAGTGCAGAATTGATTTTCGTAAATAGAGTTGGGTTTGAAGACGGACTTGGGTTTTGGGGTGGAAGTTGTATAGTAGAAAAGAATGGTAGTATTAGACACCAACTACCGCGTTATGAAACAATAATAAAAACATTTGACATATAAATAGGAATATAAATGAAAATAGCAATAATGGGTGCAATGCCAGAAGAAGTGGCTCCAATATTAGAAAAATTAGGAACATATAAAACAACAAAATATGCAGATAATGAATATTATGAAGCCTCATATAAAGGCGTTGATATAGTTGTAGCTTACTCTAAAATAGGTAAAGTGTTTTCAACATTAACAGCTACTACAATGATTCAGCATTTTAATTGCGACAAACTACTTTTTAGTGGTGTAGCTGGTGGCATAAATCCAAGTCTAAAAATTGGAGATTTAATAGTAGCGACAAAATTATCTCAGCATGATTTGGATATTACCGCATTTGGACACCCTATGGGCTTCGTTCCAGGTGGTAGTGTATTTGTTGAAGCAGATCAGGGATTAATTGAACTCTCAAAAGAGGTTGCAAAAGAGTTAGGTAAAACTGTGCAAGAAGGTATTATCGCTACTGGTGACCAATTTGTGCATGATGAAAAAGTTAAAGAGAATATTGTAAAGCATTTTAATGCTGATGCTTTAGAGATGGAAGGTGGATCTGTAGCAGTTGTTTGTAAATCTTTAAATGTTCCATTCTTTATTCTTCGTGCTATTAGTGATACTGCAGATACAGATGCCAGTTTTTCATTTGATGAGTTTATGGAATCGAGCGCGATTATATCAGCTGAGTTTATTATGAAAATGGTAGATAAGGTAATTACAAAATAAATGAAAAGAATTTGCCCATCTAAAAAAATCATGTCTAAACTAGGTAAAACTAATGCTGAGTTTGGCCTTATAGAAGAGGGCGATAAAATCTTAGTCGGACTAAGTGGCGGTAAAGACTCTTTAACAATGATTCATGCTATGAAAGAGCAACAGCATCGTGCTCCTTTTAAATTTGAGTTTATAGCTGTAACAGTTGGTTATGGCATGGGTGAGAACTTTGATAACTTAGCCAAACACTGTAAAGAATATGATATACCTTATATTGTCCACGATACTAAAATATATGATTTAGCAGAAGAAAAAATTAGAAAAAACTCATCATTTTGTAGCTTTTTTTCAAGAATGAGAAGAGGAACACTTTATGGTATAGCTGAAGAACAAGGATGCAATAAACTTGCCCTTGGACATCATATGGATGATGCTGCAGAGAGCTTTTTCATGAACTTTATTTATAATGGTCAGATGCGGTCTCTTGCTCCAAAATATAGAGCAGAAAATGGTTTAATAATAATTCGTCCTCTTATCCAGATGAGAGAGCGTCAACTATCCGCTTTTGTACTTGATAATGATATAGCTGCAATTGGTGATGAAGCTTGCCCGGCTATGCGTTTTGATGTTAAAATGCCACACGCACGAGCGAATATGAAAGAGATGCTATCTAAGATGGAGAAAGAGTTTCCATCGCTCTTTACCTCGCTAAATGCGGCATTTAAGAATATTTCTGTTGATAGTTTTTTTGATAAAGAGAAGTTTAATATTTAGAAGCAAGATTTTCTTCATCTTTAGCAATTTGTGATTTTTTATTATGAAGAGTCTCTTCTTTCAATGTTTTTAAAAATTCTAAAATATTTTCTTGGTATGAAATAGTATCTCTGTCATGTGTTAATTCAATAATAGGTTTTAAAGATTCTATATCAATTTTTTTAGCATATCTTGGAATAATTTTTAACTCTTTTTGTATGTGTGCAATAAGTGTATCGATATCTAAGCCATTGTTGTCTTGTACTTTTTTTACAAGTTCTTTTGTAGAGAGCATTAAAAGATTCGCCCTATCTTCGTCATTTTTATATATCTCCATACCAATGTTTTTTACAATAATATAATTTTCCACTGTCCTTTCCTCATCGGAAGCTATTAAGAGTGCAAAAATTTTGGCTCGAAATTCTAATGAACCATGATGATGAACAAAAAATTCACGAAAGGCACTGAAGAAATGGTGTTTAAGTCTAAAACTCAGTCTCATTTAAATTCCTACTACTTGTATATATGGTATTATACATCTTTGAATTTAAAATATAGTTTTATAGGTATGAAAAATGTTAAATGAAGAAGATTATAGCGTTTTAAAAAATAGTTTTATAGATTCACAGAGGCTTTTTAATAAGTTAAATGATGTTGCAAATCAAGCTTGTGAACTTGATTATGATGAGAGTGGATTGTTCTATGAAAAAGAAGAAATGCTTGACAGACATTGGTTGAAACTTAGCTCAAAAATCATAGATGCTCTTGGAGCCTCTTTAGAAGCTTACAATGTTGAACTGCTGAAAAATGATACATTAGAAAAAAGAGAGTTAACTATAAATTTAGTAAAAGAAGAAGAATCTAGCAAGATAATTGTAGATTACAGTGAAGATGGTGCACTCAGCATCTCACAAATAAGTTAAGGAGAAATTTTATGGGTAGAGCCTTTGAATATAGAAAAGCATCAAAAATGAAAAGATGGGGAGCAATGTCAAAATTGTTTCCAAAACTTGGCAAAATTATTACTATGGCAGCAAAAGAGGGAAGTAATGATCCTGATATGAACTCTAAACTTCGTACTGCAATATTAAATGCTAAAGCTGAAAATATGCCAAAAGATAATATTGAAGCAGCAATAAAAAGAGCTTCAGCAAAAGACACTGCAAGTATGCTAGAAGTCAATTTTGAAGGGAAAGCTCCTCACGGTGTTTTGCTTTTTATTGAGTGTATGACTGATAATAATACTAGAACCGTTGCAAATGTTAAAAATATACTTACAAAGCATGGTGGAGAATTACTAACTAATGGTTCATTAGAGTTTATGTTTGATAGAAAAGCAGTTATTGAGTTTTCTTTAAAAGATGATATGGATATTGAAGAACTAGAATTAGAATTAATTGATGCAGGACTTGAAGACATAGAAGCAGAAGATGATGTATGTTTGGTCACTGGTGATTATACTAGTTTTGGATCACTAACTGAGGCTCTAGAGAGTATGGATATTGAAATAACTAAGGCTAACTTAGAAAGAATGGCTAATACCCCTGTAAACATTACTGAAAAGCAACAAGCAGATATCGACAAAATACTAGAAAGATTAGAAGATGATGAAGATGTGCAAAAGGTTTTTACAAATCTAGCATAATATGAAGTTTATTAACACAGTATATACAAATACTCTTGAGGTTAAGCAATCAAAATTTATTGCTTTCCTCACTCCTTACACTCTATTCCAAGAAACACTTGATAAATTAAAACAAGAGCACACTAAAGCCAGACATTTTGTTGTTGCGTATAGATACTTAAATGAGTTTAATCAAATTGTAGAGCATTCAAGTGATGATGGTGAGCCAAAAGGTACATCTGGAAAACCGTCATTGTTCGTTCTGCAAGGCACAGATATGATAAATAGTGCAGTAATTATAGTTAGATATTTCGGTGGCACTAAACTTGGTACTGGTGGTCTTGTTCGTGCTTATAGTGATGCAGTAAATTTAGTTATAGATGAATCTACTCTTTTAGAATACAAGCAAGAGATAGAGGTGAAAATATATTTTGAATATTCAAATATTAGAATAGTAGAATATGAGTGTGAAGTATTTGATGTGCAAATAGTTGATAAATTTTTTGATATTGGGACTATATATATACTAAAAGCAAGTAAAGTGATAATGGAAGAGTTTTTAACTAAGCTTGACAGGTTGGTAAAGATCGTAGAGTAGATATAAATATCTACCTACCTACCTTGAACAGCATTCCCCATATCCCACATTGGTAAGAATATACCAAGAGCTAAAAGAATTACCATAGATGCTATGATTAATAGCATTATTGGTTCTATCGCTTCAGATAGACCATCGATAATAGCGTCAAATCTCATTTTATAGTATTCTGCAACTTTTTTTATCATTGTATCTAGTGTACCACTGTCTTCACCGGCTCTGACCATTTGAATAATCATATTTTCAAAAAGTTTTGTTTCTGCAAGTCCAGTATTTAATGTTCCACCTTTTTCAACAGTCATTCTTACTGACGATAGTTTTAGTTTAAGAGGTAGATTGTCAATCATAGCAATAGATGTATCAAGTGCTTCAGCAATTGGAATACCTGCACGAACAAGCTCTGCAAAAACTAAGGTAAAACGACTAAGGGTAGAAAACTTTATAATATTATTTATAAGATATGTCCTAAGTAAAAACTTATGCCATCCAAATCTTATATGTCTATAATTATTTATTAAATATTTAAATGTCGTAAAGGCTAAGAATAAAATAGCTAAAACATATAGACCATAATTATTAAATAGATGTTCTAATGTCAGTAGTATTTGAGTAGGCATTGGAAGCTCTGCATTAAGAGATTCAAAGATATCTTTAAATTGTGGAACAACATAAGATATGAGAATTGTAAAAGCTATTGCCATTGCTATCATAACATTTCTAGGATATGCCATTGCTTTTTTAAATTTAATTATATTCGCGCGAATCTCTTCAAGCATATCAGCAAGTGAGTATAAGGCTTCATCTAGGTTACCTGTCTTTTCACCAAGTTGAACCATGGCAATTGAAAGGTTCCCAAGTTCAAAACGAAAATTTTCCATTGATGAAGATAGTGCATGACCAGCATTGATATCGTCTGCTAGTCTGCCAAATACATGTTTAAGAGCTTGATCATCTGTTGAAGCAGCAATTTCACTAAGTGAATCATGGATGGAAATACCAGCATTAGTCATTACAGCTAGTTGTCTAACAGCAGCAATAAGTGCATCTGGCTTAATCTTTCTTTTTTTGATATTTTGAAAAAAGTTTGCTTTAAATCTTTTTAGTTGTGCCTCAAGAGGTTCTTTCCCCTCGACTACTTTAATAATTATTCCAGAATGCTTTAGTTTGGCGTACTCATTTGCTTCTTTTCTATCTTTTGCATAAAGCGGTATCTCTTCTCTCTTACCTTTTGTAAGAATCGTTACAATAAAATATTTCATCCCTTAGCCACCCTTAATACTTCTTCAATACTAGTTACTCCATCCAAAGCTTTTTGAATGCCATTTTCAAATATTCCTACAAACCCATCTTTTATAGCTTGAGATAGCATAGCATCTTTTGGTGCACCTTTTGCAATAAGAGATGATAATTCTTCCGTTACATTTAAGACTTCACAAATCATTTCTCTACCCATGTACCCAGTGTCATTGCACTCTTTACATCCTTGACCATGATAGAATATTGCATTTTCTGGAATAAATTTTTCTAATTCCTCTAATATGGAAGCTGGAACTTTTTCAACTGCTTTACATTTAGAACAAATCTTTCTAACTAGTCTTTGCGCTTGTATAGCTACTAATGCACCACTGATAAGATAGTTTTCTATTCCCATGTCAACCATACGTGGAATAGCACTTATGGAATCATTGGTATGCAGTGTGGATATAACCATATGACCAGTTAAAGCTGCTTTAATGGCAATTTCCAGTGTTTCTTGATCACGAATTTCACCAATCATAATTTTATCTGGATCTTGTCTAAGAATTGAACGAAGTGCATCCGCAAAACTTAGACCAACTTTTTGGTTAACTTGAACCTGCTGAATTAGATTCATTCTATACTCAACAGGGTCTTCAACGGTAATAACTTTATCTTCAACATTTCTAAGTTCATTAAGTGCACCATATAGAGTTGTTGTTTTACCACTTCCTGTAGGTCCAGTTACAAGTATAATCCCAAAAGGTTCTTTAAGACCTTTTAAAAGTTTGTTGTAGCTAAGCGTATCCATACCAGCATCTTCAAGTTTTACAAGTGCTTTTTCTTTGTCAAGTATACGCATAACAATAGATTCACCATACAGGATAGGAAGTGTTGATATACGAAAATCAAATTCTCTTGTACCAACTGCAGTAGAAAATCTACCATCCTGTGGCTTTCTCTTTTCTGCAATATCAAGATTTGCTAATAGTTTAAGTCTTGAGGCTAGAGGAGGATATATGTCTTTTTCAAAAATGAATATTTCAGCTAATTTTCCATCAACTCGAGCACGAACAACACAGTTTTTCTCTGTTGGCTCTATATGAATATCACTAGCTCTACCTCTAATACAAGCTTTCAAAATAACATCTATAAGTAGCAGAATTGATGAAGCCTCTTGTTGTTCTTCTATAGAGTTAATTGAGTTTAATTCATCACGTATTTTTTTTACTAAACCTTTTACACTATCTTTTAGCTCTACTTTAAATAGGTATGATTGTATTTGCTTTTTAGAAGCTGTAGCTATTTTTACAATCTTTCTTGGAAAGAGTCTTTGTATTGCTTCTTGAGCTTCAATATTAAGTGGATCACTAAAAGCTATTGTAACATACATGTCATCTTGAGAAATTGGTAAAGAGAGATATCTTTTAAGTTGAGCTAGTGGTACTTGACTTGTTAAATGATAGTCCATATCTATAGCATCTAAATCTAAAAAAGATAATTCTAAGTCTTTTGATAATTTTTGTAAAACTTCTTTTTCATCAATGTAGTCATAATTATCAATTATTGAGAGTTCGTAAACACCATTTCTTATTTGTTCAACAATAAAACGAATTAACCTATCCATAGTCATAAAGCCAGACAGTGTGATATCTCTCAATATTAAATCTGAACTTAAGCCTTTTGATAAGAGCCTGTCAACTTGGCCTTGCATGATTGACCCATTGGCAAGCAGGTCATTAGTTATTCTATCCATAATTAATTCCATTTACCAGTAAACACGTCGTTTTATGTTTATTGTATCATAAAACTCTTCAATAACTATTTTGCTTAGCTTAGTGTCTTTTTCAAGATATAATTTATATGATAGTTTTTTATCATTTTCATCTTCAAAGAGGTAAAAAGCTCTTGGCTCATGAACACCTAGTTTTGCATAAAAATCAAATACCTTTGATAAGACATAGTCAGTTGTAGGTAGGCTTAAAGACGATAAATCATAGTTGTCAATTAGTGCATGATAAAGTAGTTTTTTCTGCATAAGTATTACAGAAAAATATGCAGAATTAGCACGAGCCTCACGAGAAAATTTAAGTAAAGCTACTGGTATTGCTAATCGATCTATGTAGTCAGAGTTTAGGCAAGCAAAGGCGTATAATGAAACAAACTCTTCATCTTTTTTATATTTTTTAAAATTATCAAAACCTATACTACACACATCTTCATATTTTTTATTTTGGTAAAGATTAAACATGTTTTGTTTTATATCTGCATATAAGCTAATGCTAAAAAGTAGTATTAGTAATAATTTCATTTGAATTTCCCTGATGTAATCTCATCTAAAAGTATTTTAGCCTGACTAGAATGTGAGTGCTCGATGTACTTTTTTAATGTTTTAATAGCTTCATCTTTTTCATTTAGTTTAACTAATGATTTTGAAAAAATAATCCAACTAGCTTCTATATTGTCATTTATTTCGTTGGTTATAAGTGCATAGTTGTAAGATTTATGATACTCTTCAATTTCATAATATTTTTTTGCTACAAATAGACTAAGAGCTGGATTATTGTTCTTTTTAAATCTTTTTATAACATGGCTAATATCTTCTTGCGTATTTTGTCTTTCAATGTGTACTACATTTTTTTTCTCGATTGCTTTTACTTCAATTTGCTCTAGTTTTTCTTTTGGTGCTATTACTTTTTGTGTACTTTTATTCTTTGGTTTGATATTTACGCTTGGTGTACGAACTTCGTCATTGTCATCATAAGATATAGAACTATGTTTTATGTTTGACATAAAATTTAATGAAGGAGAAAGAATCAACATTTTATCATCAGAAGCTTGTTCTTTAGGAATTATTTTTTGAGTTTCTACTTTAGCAACTGTTATATTTTGCTCAATTATTTGCTTTAGCTTAGGGGTTGTATTTTCGTTTATTTGAATAGTTGTCTTCTCTTCTATTGTTTCTGTATTGGTAAATTTGTCAGAATTATTAACCATAGAAACAAGAATGAAAATAATAGATAAACTAGTCATTATAACAATATGAGGAATATAAGATTTAATCTTATATTTACGCCATCTTTTCTCTAAGTCATTTACATTAAGCATTTATTAGACCTGTTTGTATAGCTGACATCTCTACAATTTTTTTAGATATTACATCTGTTTTGATATTAGATGGATTATTTTCATAATACCAAGAATATATATCAAAGAGTGTATATAGTAATTTATTAGTATCTCTGTAATTGCCTTTTGTTAATTTAAATATTAGATTAACTGGTTTTTGAGAGAACATATTAGCACTATCAAAACAATTTGCTTTCATTAGTTTCTTTTGTATATAAATTTTTAGTTCACTACTTGAAGCATTTTCAAGTTCAATGGTTTCCCAAATTCTTGTTTGGAAGTGCTCTTTGGCAATTAAGTCTTCTTTTTCTGTTTTGTGCAGTGTAATGACAAACTTTACAGTTCTTGTATCTGATAAGAGCCTAATCTTTTCCATTTGAACACTAGAATATAGTTGTGCTTCATCTAATAATACTAATGGAACTTGAGAATCTTCTTTGAGATTTTGATTTACAATAAGCATAAATTGAGTGAAATTTAGTTCTCCTTGGTATTTTACTTCAAATAAATCTCGAGCGAGTGATTTAAAAAATTCACTTTCATCTAATATTGGAGTTTGATATATAAATACTTTTTGAGAAGAAGATAGGTCATGATAAAGTTTTGTTAAAAACATACTTTTGCCAGTTCCAGGCTTTCCATAAAGAAGTATCATCTTTAAAGGTTTTTTTACAGAGTCCTTTAAAGATTGATAAATAGTTGATACACGATCTAGTTGAATGTAATCTCTTGCGTTTACACTGTCTAGAAAAACATTTTTAGAGTTTTCAAAGATGCTATTTTTCATCTTCCTCTTTCACTTTATTGTCTTTTTGATGCTTTCCTGTGCTATCAACTTCTTTTGATAGACTGTCAGCTTGGTTTGATATAGAACTTTTATTTAGAATAACAGTATGATCTGTTATCCCTTTGTAGCCTAATTCAGCTAAAGAAAGATTATTATTTGCTTTATCGATGATGTGTGGCTCAATTACAATAACTAGTTCTTGTATTTGTTTTGTCATCTCTTCATATTTGAAAAGATAGCTCAACCCAGGAATATCACCTAATAAAGGTACCTTATTGGATTTGTTGACATTTTTAGTATTTATTAAACCACCTAAAATAATTCTATTACCATCTTTTACAGTTACTACAGATGATAGTTGACGACGATTTAGGTCTGGAGGCATGACTCTATTCG
Protein-coding regions in this window:
- a CDS encoding type II secretion system F family protein, translated to MKYFIVTILTKGKREEIPLYAKDRKEANEYAKLKHSGIIIKVVEGKEPLEAQLKRFKANFFQNIKKRKIKPDALIAAVRQLAVMTNAGISIHDSLSEIAASTDDQALKHVFGRLADDINAGHALSSSMENFRFELGNLSIAMVQLGEKTGNLDEALYSLADMLEEIRANIIKFKKAMAYPRNVMIAMAIAFTILISYVVPQFKDIFESLNAELPMPTQILLTLEHLFNNYGLYVLAILFLAFTTFKYLINNYRHIRFGWHKFLLRTYLINNIIKFSTLSRFTLVFAELVRAGIPIAEALDTSIAMIDNLPLKLKLSSVRMTVEKGGTLNTGLAETKLFENMIIQMVRAGEDSGTLDTMIKKVAEYYKMRFDAIIDGLSEAIEPIMLLIIASMVILLALGIFLPMWDMGNAVQGR
- a CDS encoding GspE/PulE family protein, whose amino-acid sequence is MDRITNDLLANGSIMQGQVDRLLSKGLSSDLILRDITLSGFMTMDRLIRFIVEQIRNGVYELSIIDNYDYIDEKEVLQKLSKDLELSFLDLDAIDMDYHLTSQVPLAQLKRYLSLPISQDDMYVTIAFSDPLNIEAQEAIQRLFPRKIVKIATASKKQIQSYLFKVELKDSVKGLVKKIRDELNSINSIEEQQEASSILLLIDVILKACIRGRASDIHIEPTEKNCVVRARVDGKLAEIFIFEKDIYPPLASRLKLLANLDIAEKRKPQDGRFSTAVGTREFDFRISTLPILYGESIVMRILDKEKALVKLEDAGMDTLSYNKLLKGLKEPFGIILVTGPTGSGKTTTLYGALNELRNVEDKVITVEDPVEYRMNLIQQVQVNQKVGLSFADALRSILRQDPDKIMIGEIRDQETLEIAIKAALTGHMVISTLHTNDSISAIPRMVDMGIENYLISGALVAIQAQRLVRKICSKCKAVEKVPASILEELEKFIPENAIFYHGQGCKECNDTGYMGREMICEVLNVTEELSSLIAKGAPKDAMLSQAIKDGFVGIFENGIQKALDGVTSIEEVLRVAKG
- a CDS encoding ATP-binding protein, whose amino-acid sequence is MKNSIFENSKNVFLDSVNARDYIQLDRVSTIYQSLKDSVKKPLKMILLYGKPGTGKSMFLTKLYHDLSSSQKVFIYQTPILDESEFFKSLARDLFEVKYQGELNFTQFMLIVNQNLKEDSQVPLVLLDEAQLYSSVQMEKIRLLSDTRTVKFVITLHKTEKEDLIAKEHFQTRIWETIELENASSSELKIYIQKKLMKANCFDSANMFSQKPVNLIFKLTKGNYRDTNKLLYTLFDIYSWYYENNPSNIKTDVISKKIVEMSAIQTGLINA